A section of the Desulfomonile tiedjei genome encodes:
- a CDS encoding branched-chain amino acid ABC transporter permease, whose protein sequence is MLEVTLIYGFVNSIILALIALGFSLTFGISGVSNFAYGAMYVLAGYTVWIFINKLSIPFVPAAILAVLLTAALGAVLYRFVLLRVRGLVISEVIATFGVGLAILEMFRYLGYTGFEYTLPVFTDGSVMIGDTYIDHQRLWIVGVGIALAAGLYVFTHHTRLGLAFRGIAQDERTALSLGINSDRIAGISVAFGSGLAAVAAILILPRGTISVNEGYDVLINAMAVCIIGGLGSTVGVVVASFLIGYAQMLTDVLSGPHWKMIVSLVAILIILVVKPSGLFGKQKELEERI, encoded by the coding sequence ATGCTTGAAGTCACTCTTATTTACGGGTTCGTCAACAGCATTATCCTGGCCCTGATAGCCCTTGGGTTCAGCCTCACGTTCGGGATCAGCGGCGTTTCCAATTTTGCTTATGGGGCGATGTATGTTCTAGCGGGCTATACCGTCTGGATTTTCATAAATAAGCTGTCCATCCCGTTTGTTCCTGCCGCGATCCTTGCCGTGCTGTTGACCGCCGCGCTCGGCGCTGTCCTTTACAGGTTTGTTCTGCTGCGGGTCAGGGGACTGGTCATTTCCGAGGTCATAGCCACTTTCGGAGTGGGATTGGCCATTCTCGAAATGTTCCGATACCTCGGCTACACAGGCTTTGAATACACTTTGCCGGTATTCACGGACGGCAGCGTGATGATCGGAGATACCTACATCGATCACCAAAGGCTCTGGATTGTAGGCGTAGGGATAGCTCTGGCCGCGGGGCTCTACGTCTTTACGCATCACACCAGGCTGGGGCTTGCCTTCCGGGGAATAGCTCAGGACGAGCGGACGGCTCTTTCACTTGGGATCAATTCGGATAGAATCGCGGGGATCAGCGTCGCCTTCGGTTCGGGTTTGGCGGCTGTTGCGGCCATTCTTATCCTTCCCAGAGGGACCATATCCGTCAATGAAGGATATGATGTCCTCATTAACGCTATGGCGGTCTGCATCATAGGCGGCCTGGGAAGCACCGTCGGGGTGGTTGTGGCTTCTTTCTTAATCGGATATGCCCAGATGCTGACGGATGTGCTTTCAGGACCGCACTGGAAGATGATCGTTTCACTGGTCGCTATCCTGATAATCCTGGTCGTCAAGCCTTCCGGTCTGTTCGGCAAGCAGAAGGAACTGGAGGAGCGCATATGA